TCCCGCGCCATGACCTCTTCCATCAGGGTGGCCTCGGTCCCGGACAACAGGCCCAGCACATATTCGTCGGACAGCGCGATGATCTCGTCGGATGGATCGGTCATGTCAGACAGTCCTTCAATGCGTGCAGACCCCGACGGATCAGCGATTTTATCGTGCCCAGGGGCACATCCTGGCGGGTGGCGATTTCGGCGTGGCTAAACCCTGCGACATGGGCGAGCAGGATGATGTGCCGGCTTTGTCCATCCAGCCCCTTGAGGCAGTCGCGGATGCGGCTTGGCGCGGCCAGGATCTCCCAGTCTTCGGTGGGCACGATAGCCTGCCGCCGCTCTTGCAGCGTCGCTAGGTCACCCGGAGACAGAAGGCTCAGCCGTTTGCCGTCGCGCAGGATGTTCAGGCAGCGGTTGCGCAAGATCGCATAGATCCAGCCGCGCGCCGACCCGCTGTCGGCGCTGAACTGCCTGGCCTTGCG
The Pseudooceanicola algae genome window above contains:
- a CDS encoding sigma-70 family RNA polymerase sigma factor; the protein is MTENDSAAIRATRLRDALFACAAGRNAGLDTILDSEGPQLLGVAHRILGRHDLAEEALQDAMLLIWRKARQFSADSGSARGWIYAILRNRCLNILRDGKRLSLLSPGDLATLQERRQAIVPTEDWEILAAPSRIRDCLKGLDGQSRHIILLAHVAGFSHAEIATRQDVPLGTIKSLIRRGLHALKDCLT